The Euwallacea fornicatus isolate EFF26 chromosome 3, ASM4011564v1, whole genome shotgun sequence genome has a segment encoding these proteins:
- the tgo gene encoding aryl hydrocarbon receptor nuclear translocator homolog isoform X1 yields the protein MYAYAGGGPPHYTPPPTFLQPHPVPGPSTHNFQVPTPVAMGHHQYQEPSPVVALSHGHVSPNVAHYPKKRRSDEDDPSGSKYARMEDDSIQDKERFASRENHCEIERRRRNKMTAYITELSDMVPTCSALARKPDKLTILRMAVAHMKALREGELSRERAYMDDTTFGGKAYLRTNGTGNTGADGTYKPSFLTDQELKHLILEAADGFLFVISCDTGRVIYVSDSVAPVLNYSQSDWYGSCIYDNVHPEDVEKVREQLSTQEPQNTGRILDLKTGTVKKEGHQSSMRLCLGARRGFICRMKIGNLSPESMGVGHLNRLKQRNSLGPGRDGQNYAVVHCTGYVKNWQPNDMFTGVPMDRGDDDIHSAHCSLVAIGRLQVTSTPNTSDLAGSSSNSEFISRHSTDGKFTFVDQRVMGLLGYSPPELLGKSCFDLFHHEDQTHMKDSFEQVLKLKGQVLSVMYRFRAKNREYVWLRTSAFSFLNPYTDEVEYIVCTNTTAKSLHSNPETSAEPQNQVVGKEQVPYQQPSLDYSLQRRETGTGNFYTHMLQSTHLQSEYMTPMTSASAYEATQSPIQYGSQHSQPSRSPGPTYTQLSAGGRATSTGPPAPPPAQYQWPPWQNATQTSESGQGPVQNHPGATAQPQHELSDMLQMLDGSGAAPFGDLGMFDGTFE from the exons ATCATCAGTATCAAGAACCTAGCCCTGTTGTTGCCCTTTCCCATGGCCATGTTTCTCCTAATGTGGCCCATTATCCCAAAAAACGAAG GTCAGATGAAGACGACCCAAGTGGGAGCAAGTACGCAAGGATGGAAGATGATAGCATTCAAGACAAAGAAAGATTTGCCAG TAGGGAGAACCATTGCGAAATCGAGAGGAGGAGACGGAACAAGATGACAGCCTACATTACCGAGCTGTCAGACATGGTGCCCACCTGCAGTGCTCTGGCAAGGAAACCTGACAAGCTCACCATTCTGCGGATGGCCGTAGCGCACATGAAGGCTCTTAGAG AAGGCGAGTTATCTCGGGAAAGGGCGTACATGGACGATACAACCTTTGGTGGAAAAGCCTACCTGCGCACAAACG GAACAGGTAATACGGGCGCAGACGGGACCTACAAACCTTCCTTCTTAACCGATCAAGAGTTGAAACACCTGATCTTGGAGGCGGCAGATGGATTCCTGTTCGTCATTAGCTGTGATACGGggagagtaatttatgtgtccGATTCTGTGGCTCCGGTGCTCAATTACTCCCAAAGTGATTGGTACGGGTCCTGTATATACGATAACGTTCATCCAGAAGATGTGGAGAAAGTCAGAGAGCAGTTATCTACACAGGAACCGCAGAACACGGGAAGAATATTGGACCTTAAAACTGGAACAGTCAAGAAGGAGGGACATCAAT CATCAATGAGACTATGTTTGGgtgctcgacgaggttttatCTGCAGGATGAAAATCGGAAATCTCTCCCCTGAGAGTATGGGCGTGGGCCATCTCAACAGACTAAAACAACGAAATAGTCTAGGACCTGGAAGAGACGGACAGAACTACGCTGTTGTCCACTGTACGGGTTACGTAAAGAACTGGCAACCGAACG ATATGTTTACAGGTGTCCCTATGGATAGGGGCGATGATGACATACATTCGGCGCATTGCTCGTTGGTTGCGATTGGTAGGTTACAAGTAACTTCAACCCCTAACACGAGCGACCTCGCAGGGTCTAGTAGCAACTCTGAATTTATCTCACGGCATTCGACGGACGGGAAATTTACGTTTGTCGACCAACGAGTAATGGGGTTGCTAGGGTATTCGCCGCCAGAATTACTGGGGAAAAGTTGCTTCGACCTATTTCACCACGAGGATCAGACTCATATGAAAGACAGTTTTGAGCAAG ttttgaaaCTAAAAGGCCAAGTGCTTTCGGTAATGTACAGATTCCGAGCGAAAAACAGAGAATATGTTTGGTTGAGAACCAGTGCATTTTCTTTCCTAAACCCATACACGGACGAAGTGGAGTATATTGTCTGTACGAATACTACCGCCAAATCTTTGCATTCCAATCCGGAAACGAGCGCGGAACCTCAGAACCAGGTTGTTGGTAAAGAACAAGTTCCTTACCAACAACCTAGTTTAGACTATAGTCTGCAAAGGCGGGAAACTGGCACGGGCAACTTCTACACCCACATGCTGCAATCGACACATCTACAGAGCGAATATATGACTCCTATGACGTCGGCTTCAG CCTATGAAGCAACCCAATCCCCCATCCAGTATGGGTCTCAACACTCCCAGCCGAGTCGTTCCCCAGGTCCCACATATACTCAATTGAGTGCAGGCGGGAGAGCTACTTCAACAGGACCTCCGGCTCCTCCTCCTGCACAATATCAGTGGCCGCCGTGGCAAAACGCGACTCAGACCTCTGAGTCGGGCCAAGGCCCGGTTCAAAATCATCCTGGTGCGACAGCACAACCCCAGCATGAGCTCTCTGACATGCTACAAATGCTTGACGGCAGCGGAGCCGCACCTTTCGGGGATTTAGGGATGTTCGATGGCACATTTGAATAG
- the tgo gene encoding aryl hydrocarbon receptor nuclear translocator homolog isoform X5, whose translation MYAYAGGGPPHYTPPPTFLQPHPVPGPSTHNFQVPTPVAMGHHQYQEPSPVVALSHGHVSPNVAHYPKKRRSDEDDPSGSKYARMEDDSIQDKERFASRENHCEIERRRRNKMTAYITELSDMVPTCSALARKPDKLTILRMAVAHMKALRGNTGADGTYKPSFLTDQELKHLILEAADGFLFVISCDTGRVIYVSDSVAPVLNYSQSDWYGSCIYDNVHPEDVEKVREQLSTQEPQNTGRILDLKTGTVKKEGHQSSMRLCLGARRGFICRMKIGNLSPESMGVGHLNRLKQRNSLGPGRDGQNYAVVHCTGYVKNWQPNDMFTGVPMDRGDDDIHSAHCSLVAIGRLQVTSTPNTSDLAGSSSNSEFISRHSTDGKFTFVDQRVMGLLGYSPPELLGKSCFDLFHHEDQTHMKDSFEQVLKLKGQVLSVMYRFRAKNREYVWLRTSAFSFLNPYTDEVEYIVCTNTTAKSLHSNPETSAEPQNQVVGKEQVPYQQPSLDYSLQRRETGTGNFYTHMLQSTHLQSEYMTPMTSASAYEATQSPIQYGSQHSQPSRSPGPTYTQLSAGGRATSTGPPAPPPAQYQWPPWQNATQTSESGQGPVQNHPGATAQPQHELSDMLQMLDGSGAAPFGDLGMFDGTFE comes from the exons ATCATCAGTATCAAGAACCTAGCCCTGTTGTTGCCCTTTCCCATGGCCATGTTTCTCCTAATGTGGCCCATTATCCCAAAAAACGAAG GTCAGATGAAGACGACCCAAGTGGGAGCAAGTACGCAAGGATGGAAGATGATAGCATTCAAGACAAAGAAAGATTTGCCAG TAGGGAGAACCATTGCGAAATCGAGAGGAGGAGACGGAACAAGATGACAGCCTACATTACCGAGCTGTCAGACATGGTGCCCACCTGCAGTGCTCTGGCAAGGAAACCTGACAAGCTCACCATTCTGCGGATGGCCGTAGCGCACATGAAGGCTCTTAGAG GTAATACGGGCGCAGACGGGACCTACAAACCTTCCTTCTTAACCGATCAAGAGTTGAAACACCTGATCTTGGAGGCGGCAGATGGATTCCTGTTCGTCATTAGCTGTGATACGGggagagtaatttatgtgtccGATTCTGTGGCTCCGGTGCTCAATTACTCCCAAAGTGATTGGTACGGGTCCTGTATATACGATAACGTTCATCCAGAAGATGTGGAGAAAGTCAGAGAGCAGTTATCTACACAGGAACCGCAGAACACGGGAAGAATATTGGACCTTAAAACTGGAACAGTCAAGAAGGAGGGACATCAAT CATCAATGAGACTATGTTTGGgtgctcgacgaggttttatCTGCAGGATGAAAATCGGAAATCTCTCCCCTGAGAGTATGGGCGTGGGCCATCTCAACAGACTAAAACAACGAAATAGTCTAGGACCTGGAAGAGACGGACAGAACTACGCTGTTGTCCACTGTACGGGTTACGTAAAGAACTGGCAACCGAACG ATATGTTTACAGGTGTCCCTATGGATAGGGGCGATGATGACATACATTCGGCGCATTGCTCGTTGGTTGCGATTGGTAGGTTACAAGTAACTTCAACCCCTAACACGAGCGACCTCGCAGGGTCTAGTAGCAACTCTGAATTTATCTCACGGCATTCGACGGACGGGAAATTTACGTTTGTCGACCAACGAGTAATGGGGTTGCTAGGGTATTCGCCGCCAGAATTACTGGGGAAAAGTTGCTTCGACCTATTTCACCACGAGGATCAGACTCATATGAAAGACAGTTTTGAGCAAG ttttgaaaCTAAAAGGCCAAGTGCTTTCGGTAATGTACAGATTCCGAGCGAAAAACAGAGAATATGTTTGGTTGAGAACCAGTGCATTTTCTTTCCTAAACCCATACACGGACGAAGTGGAGTATATTGTCTGTACGAATACTACCGCCAAATCTTTGCATTCCAATCCGGAAACGAGCGCGGAACCTCAGAACCAGGTTGTTGGTAAAGAACAAGTTCCTTACCAACAACCTAGTTTAGACTATAGTCTGCAAAGGCGGGAAACTGGCACGGGCAACTTCTACACCCACATGCTGCAATCGACACATCTACAGAGCGAATATATGACTCCTATGACGTCGGCTTCAG CCTATGAAGCAACCCAATCCCCCATCCAGTATGGGTCTCAACACTCCCAGCCGAGTCGTTCCCCAGGTCCCACATATACTCAATTGAGTGCAGGCGGGAGAGCTACTTCAACAGGACCTCCGGCTCCTCCTCCTGCACAATATCAGTGGCCGCCGTGGCAAAACGCGACTCAGACCTCTGAGTCGGGCCAAGGCCCGGTTCAAAATCATCCTGGTGCGACAGCACAACCCCAGCATGAGCTCTCTGACATGCTACAAATGCTTGACGGCAGCGGAGCCGCACCTTTCGGGGATTTAGGGATGTTCGATGGCACATTTGAATAG
- the tgo gene encoding aryl hydrocarbon receptor nuclear translocator homolog isoform X2: MYAYAGGGPPHYTPPPTFLQPHPVPGPSTHNFQVPTPVAMGHHQYQEPSPVVALSHGHVSPNVAHYPKKRRSDEDDPSGSKYARMEDDSIQDKERFASRENHCEIERRRRNKMTAYITELSDMVPTCSALARKPDKLTILRMAVAHMKALREGELSRERAYMDDTTFGGKAYLRTNGNTGADGTYKPSFLTDQELKHLILEAADGFLFVISCDTGRVIYVSDSVAPVLNYSQSDWYGSCIYDNVHPEDVEKVREQLSTQEPQNTGRILDLKTGTVKKEGHQSSMRLCLGARRGFICRMKIGNLSPESMGVGHLNRLKQRNSLGPGRDGQNYAVVHCTGYVKNWQPNDMFTGVPMDRGDDDIHSAHCSLVAIGRLQVTSTPNTSDLAGSSSNSEFISRHSTDGKFTFVDQRVMGLLGYSPPELLGKSCFDLFHHEDQTHMKDSFEQVLKLKGQVLSVMYRFRAKNREYVWLRTSAFSFLNPYTDEVEYIVCTNTTAKSLHSNPETSAEPQNQVVGKEQVPYQQPSLDYSLQRRETGTGNFYTHMLQSTHLQSEYMTPMTSASAYEATQSPIQYGSQHSQPSRSPGPTYTQLSAGGRATSTGPPAPPPAQYQWPPWQNATQTSESGQGPVQNHPGATAQPQHELSDMLQMLDGSGAAPFGDLGMFDGTFE; encoded by the exons ATCATCAGTATCAAGAACCTAGCCCTGTTGTTGCCCTTTCCCATGGCCATGTTTCTCCTAATGTGGCCCATTATCCCAAAAAACGAAG GTCAGATGAAGACGACCCAAGTGGGAGCAAGTACGCAAGGATGGAAGATGATAGCATTCAAGACAAAGAAAGATTTGCCAG TAGGGAGAACCATTGCGAAATCGAGAGGAGGAGACGGAACAAGATGACAGCCTACATTACCGAGCTGTCAGACATGGTGCCCACCTGCAGTGCTCTGGCAAGGAAACCTGACAAGCTCACCATTCTGCGGATGGCCGTAGCGCACATGAAGGCTCTTAGAG AAGGCGAGTTATCTCGGGAAAGGGCGTACATGGACGATACAACCTTTGGTGGAAAAGCCTACCTGCGCACAAACG GTAATACGGGCGCAGACGGGACCTACAAACCTTCCTTCTTAACCGATCAAGAGTTGAAACACCTGATCTTGGAGGCGGCAGATGGATTCCTGTTCGTCATTAGCTGTGATACGGggagagtaatttatgtgtccGATTCTGTGGCTCCGGTGCTCAATTACTCCCAAAGTGATTGGTACGGGTCCTGTATATACGATAACGTTCATCCAGAAGATGTGGAGAAAGTCAGAGAGCAGTTATCTACACAGGAACCGCAGAACACGGGAAGAATATTGGACCTTAAAACTGGAACAGTCAAGAAGGAGGGACATCAAT CATCAATGAGACTATGTTTGGgtgctcgacgaggttttatCTGCAGGATGAAAATCGGAAATCTCTCCCCTGAGAGTATGGGCGTGGGCCATCTCAACAGACTAAAACAACGAAATAGTCTAGGACCTGGAAGAGACGGACAGAACTACGCTGTTGTCCACTGTACGGGTTACGTAAAGAACTGGCAACCGAACG ATATGTTTACAGGTGTCCCTATGGATAGGGGCGATGATGACATACATTCGGCGCATTGCTCGTTGGTTGCGATTGGTAGGTTACAAGTAACTTCAACCCCTAACACGAGCGACCTCGCAGGGTCTAGTAGCAACTCTGAATTTATCTCACGGCATTCGACGGACGGGAAATTTACGTTTGTCGACCAACGAGTAATGGGGTTGCTAGGGTATTCGCCGCCAGAATTACTGGGGAAAAGTTGCTTCGACCTATTTCACCACGAGGATCAGACTCATATGAAAGACAGTTTTGAGCAAG ttttgaaaCTAAAAGGCCAAGTGCTTTCGGTAATGTACAGATTCCGAGCGAAAAACAGAGAATATGTTTGGTTGAGAACCAGTGCATTTTCTTTCCTAAACCCATACACGGACGAAGTGGAGTATATTGTCTGTACGAATACTACCGCCAAATCTTTGCATTCCAATCCGGAAACGAGCGCGGAACCTCAGAACCAGGTTGTTGGTAAAGAACAAGTTCCTTACCAACAACCTAGTTTAGACTATAGTCTGCAAAGGCGGGAAACTGGCACGGGCAACTTCTACACCCACATGCTGCAATCGACACATCTACAGAGCGAATATATGACTCCTATGACGTCGGCTTCAG CCTATGAAGCAACCCAATCCCCCATCCAGTATGGGTCTCAACACTCCCAGCCGAGTCGTTCCCCAGGTCCCACATATACTCAATTGAGTGCAGGCGGGAGAGCTACTTCAACAGGACCTCCGGCTCCTCCTCCTGCACAATATCAGTGGCCGCCGTGGCAAAACGCGACTCAGACCTCTGAGTCGGGCCAAGGCCCGGTTCAAAATCATCCTGGTGCGACAGCACAACCCCAGCATGAGCTCTCTGACATGCTACAAATGCTTGACGGCAGCGGAGCCGCACCTTTCGGGGATTTAGGGATGTTCGATGGCACATTTGAATAG
- the tgo gene encoding aryl hydrocarbon receptor nuclear translocator homolog isoform X7, whose product MSAVTHPVSGADPTKGIPKRRAVSIGSDEDDPSGSKYARMEDDSIQDKERFASRENHCEIERRRRNKMTAYITELSDMVPTCSALARKPDKLTILRMAVAHMKALREGELSRERAYMDDTTFGGKAYLRTNGTGNTGADGTYKPSFLTDQELKHLILEAADGFLFVISCDTGRVIYVSDSVAPVLNYSQSDWYGSCIYDNVHPEDVEKVREQLSTQEPQNTGRILDLKTGTVKKEGHQSSMRLCLGARRGFICRMKIGNLSPESMGVGHLNRLKQRNSLGPGRDGQNYAVVHCTGYVKNWQPNDMFTGVPMDRGDDDIHSAHCSLVAIGRLQVTSTPNTSDLAGSSSNSEFISRHSTDGKFTFVDQRVMGLLGYSPPELLGKSCFDLFHHEDQTHMKDSFEQVLKLKGQVLSVMYRFRAKNREYVWLRTSAFSFLNPYTDEVEYIVCTNTTAKSLHSNPETSAEPQNQVVGKEQVPYQQPSLDYSLQRRETGTGNFYTHMLQSTHLQSEYMTPMTSASAYEATQSPIQYGSQHSQPSRSPGPTYTQLSAGGRATSTGPPAPPPAQYQWPPWQNATQTSESGQGPVQNHPGATAQPQHELSDMLQMLDGSGAAPFGDLGMFDGTFE is encoded by the exons GTCAGATGAAGACGACCCAAGTGGGAGCAAGTACGCAAGGATGGAAGATGATAGCATTCAAGACAAAGAAAGATTTGCCAG TAGGGAGAACCATTGCGAAATCGAGAGGAGGAGACGGAACAAGATGACAGCCTACATTACCGAGCTGTCAGACATGGTGCCCACCTGCAGTGCTCTGGCAAGGAAACCTGACAAGCTCACCATTCTGCGGATGGCCGTAGCGCACATGAAGGCTCTTAGAG AAGGCGAGTTATCTCGGGAAAGGGCGTACATGGACGATACAACCTTTGGTGGAAAAGCCTACCTGCGCACAAACG GAACAGGTAATACGGGCGCAGACGGGACCTACAAACCTTCCTTCTTAACCGATCAAGAGTTGAAACACCTGATCTTGGAGGCGGCAGATGGATTCCTGTTCGTCATTAGCTGTGATACGGggagagtaatttatgtgtccGATTCTGTGGCTCCGGTGCTCAATTACTCCCAAAGTGATTGGTACGGGTCCTGTATATACGATAACGTTCATCCAGAAGATGTGGAGAAAGTCAGAGAGCAGTTATCTACACAGGAACCGCAGAACACGGGAAGAATATTGGACCTTAAAACTGGAACAGTCAAGAAGGAGGGACATCAAT CATCAATGAGACTATGTTTGGgtgctcgacgaggttttatCTGCAGGATGAAAATCGGAAATCTCTCCCCTGAGAGTATGGGCGTGGGCCATCTCAACAGACTAAAACAACGAAATAGTCTAGGACCTGGAAGAGACGGACAGAACTACGCTGTTGTCCACTGTACGGGTTACGTAAAGAACTGGCAACCGAACG ATATGTTTACAGGTGTCCCTATGGATAGGGGCGATGATGACATACATTCGGCGCATTGCTCGTTGGTTGCGATTGGTAGGTTACAAGTAACTTCAACCCCTAACACGAGCGACCTCGCAGGGTCTAGTAGCAACTCTGAATTTATCTCACGGCATTCGACGGACGGGAAATTTACGTTTGTCGACCAACGAGTAATGGGGTTGCTAGGGTATTCGCCGCCAGAATTACTGGGGAAAAGTTGCTTCGACCTATTTCACCACGAGGATCAGACTCATATGAAAGACAGTTTTGAGCAAG ttttgaaaCTAAAAGGCCAAGTGCTTTCGGTAATGTACAGATTCCGAGCGAAAAACAGAGAATATGTTTGGTTGAGAACCAGTGCATTTTCTTTCCTAAACCCATACACGGACGAAGTGGAGTATATTGTCTGTACGAATACTACCGCCAAATCTTTGCATTCCAATCCGGAAACGAGCGCGGAACCTCAGAACCAGGTTGTTGGTAAAGAACAAGTTCCTTACCAACAACCTAGTTTAGACTATAGTCTGCAAAGGCGGGAAACTGGCACGGGCAACTTCTACACCCACATGCTGCAATCGACACATCTACAGAGCGAATATATGACTCCTATGACGTCGGCTTCAG CCTATGAAGCAACCCAATCCCCCATCCAGTATGGGTCTCAACACTCCCAGCCGAGTCGTTCCCCAGGTCCCACATATACTCAATTGAGTGCAGGCGGGAGAGCTACTTCAACAGGACCTCCGGCTCCTCCTCCTGCACAATATCAGTGGCCGCCGTGGCAAAACGCGACTCAGACCTCTGAGTCGGGCCAAGGCCCGGTTCAAAATCATCCTGGTGCGACAGCACAACCCCAGCATGAGCTCTCTGACATGCTACAAATGCTTGACGGCAGCGGAGCCGCACCTTTCGGGGATTTAGGGATGTTCGATGGCACATTTGAATAG
- the tgo gene encoding aryl hydrocarbon receptor nuclear translocator homolog isoform X6, with protein MYAYAGGGPPHYTPPPTFLQPHPVPGPSTHNFQVPTPVAMGHHQYQEPSPVVALSHGHVSPNVAHYPKKRRSDEDDPSGSKYARMEDDSIQDKERFASRENHCEIERRRRNKMTAYITELSDMVPTCSALARKPDKLTILRMAVAHMKALRGTGNTGADGTYKPSFLTDQELKHLILEAADGFLFVISCDTGRVIYVSDSVAPVLNYSQSDWYGSCIYDNVHPEDVEKVREQLSTQEPQNTGRILDLKTGTVKKEGHQSSMRLCLGARRGFICRMKIGNLSPESMGVGHLNRLKQRNSLGPGRDGQNYAVVHCTGYVKNWQPNGVPMDRGDDDIHSAHCSLVAIGRLQVTSTPNTSDLAGSSSNSEFISRHSTDGKFTFVDQRVMGLLGYSPPELLGKSCFDLFHHEDQTHMKDSFEQVLKLKGQVLSVMYRFRAKNREYVWLRTSAFSFLNPYTDEVEYIVCTNTTAKSLHSNPETSAEPQNQVVGKEQVPYQQPSLDYSLQRRETGTGNFYTHMLQSTHLQSEYMTPMTSASAYEATQSPIQYGSQHSQPSRSPGPTYTQLSAGGRATSTGPPAPPPAQYQWPPWQNATQTSESGQGPVQNHPGATAQPQHELSDMLQMLDGSGAAPFGDLGMFDGTFE; from the exons ATCATCAGTATCAAGAACCTAGCCCTGTTGTTGCCCTTTCCCATGGCCATGTTTCTCCTAATGTGGCCCATTATCCCAAAAAACGAAG GTCAGATGAAGACGACCCAAGTGGGAGCAAGTACGCAAGGATGGAAGATGATAGCATTCAAGACAAAGAAAGATTTGCCAG TAGGGAGAACCATTGCGAAATCGAGAGGAGGAGACGGAACAAGATGACAGCCTACATTACCGAGCTGTCAGACATGGTGCCCACCTGCAGTGCTCTGGCAAGGAAACCTGACAAGCTCACCATTCTGCGGATGGCCGTAGCGCACATGAAGGCTCTTAGAG GAACAGGTAATACGGGCGCAGACGGGACCTACAAACCTTCCTTCTTAACCGATCAAGAGTTGAAACACCTGATCTTGGAGGCGGCAGATGGATTCCTGTTCGTCATTAGCTGTGATACGGggagagtaatttatgtgtccGATTCTGTGGCTCCGGTGCTCAATTACTCCCAAAGTGATTGGTACGGGTCCTGTATATACGATAACGTTCATCCAGAAGATGTGGAGAAAGTCAGAGAGCAGTTATCTACACAGGAACCGCAGAACACGGGAAGAATATTGGACCTTAAAACTGGAACAGTCAAGAAGGAGGGACATCAAT CATCAATGAGACTATGTTTGGgtgctcgacgaggttttatCTGCAGGATGAAAATCGGAAATCTCTCCCCTGAGAGTATGGGCGTGGGCCATCTCAACAGACTAAAACAACGAAATAGTCTAGGACCTGGAAGAGACGGACAGAACTACGCTGTTGTCCACTGTACGGGTTACGTAAAGAACTGGCAACCGAACG GTGTCCCTATGGATAGGGGCGATGATGACATACATTCGGCGCATTGCTCGTTGGTTGCGATTGGTAGGTTACAAGTAACTTCAACCCCTAACACGAGCGACCTCGCAGGGTCTAGTAGCAACTCTGAATTTATCTCACGGCATTCGACGGACGGGAAATTTACGTTTGTCGACCAACGAGTAATGGGGTTGCTAGGGTATTCGCCGCCAGAATTACTGGGGAAAAGTTGCTTCGACCTATTTCACCACGAGGATCAGACTCATATGAAAGACAGTTTTGAGCAAG ttttgaaaCTAAAAGGCCAAGTGCTTTCGGTAATGTACAGATTCCGAGCGAAAAACAGAGAATATGTTTGGTTGAGAACCAGTGCATTTTCTTTCCTAAACCCATACACGGACGAAGTGGAGTATATTGTCTGTACGAATACTACCGCCAAATCTTTGCATTCCAATCCGGAAACGAGCGCGGAACCTCAGAACCAGGTTGTTGGTAAAGAACAAGTTCCTTACCAACAACCTAGTTTAGACTATAGTCTGCAAAGGCGGGAAACTGGCACGGGCAACTTCTACACCCACATGCTGCAATCGACACATCTACAGAGCGAATATATGACTCCTATGACGTCGGCTTCAG CCTATGAAGCAACCCAATCCCCCATCCAGTATGGGTCTCAACACTCCCAGCCGAGTCGTTCCCCAGGTCCCACATATACTCAATTGAGTGCAGGCGGGAGAGCTACTTCAACAGGACCTCCGGCTCCTCCTCCTGCACAATATCAGTGGCCGCCGTGGCAAAACGCGACTCAGACCTCTGAGTCGGGCCAAGGCCCGGTTCAAAATCATCCTGGTGCGACAGCACAACCCCAGCATGAGCTCTCTGACATGCTACAAATGCTTGACGGCAGCGGAGCCGCACCTTTCGGGGATTTAGGGATGTTCGATGGCACATTTGAATAG